A single Montipora foliosa isolate CH-2021 chromosome 7, ASM3666993v2, whole genome shotgun sequence DNA region contains:
- the LOC138011751 gene encoding uncharacterized skeletal organic matrix protein 5-like isoform X1: MGPPSLFLVQVVTMFAAKVVNSAPVNKSSLQGPPGASCSKAPTNNCNCHCNVFQDSRVTKAVNALEDKVDQLIELVNKTAPPGLSRSPAPPASAPVSSCKEQFDKDNSSQSQVYELTFGSQKVPVYCHIGNFGCGDGGWTLVVKTDGTKRTFHYDSHLWSNVATYNLVAGQTGFDRQETKLPTYWKTPFSKLCLGMRIGQQLQFMAMNLTANSLFSLIADGNYRPTFLGRDTWKTLIGSRASLQRNCNREGFNPKSESKPGTYSRARIGIIANQKNNCNTCDSRIGFGTGGRSDDSNTCGNEAQISSSDNGSKTLKAMGYILVQ; this comes from the exons ATGGGCCCACCGTCTCTTTTCTTGGTGCAAGTGGTTACGATGTTTGCAGCTAAAGTAGTTAACTCTGCACCAGTTAACAAAAGCAGCCTTCAAGGTCCACCAGGCGCTTCATGCAGCAAAGCTCCGACGAATAACTGCAATTGCCATTGTAACGTGTTTCAAGATTCGCGTGTTACCAAAGCTGTGAATGCATTGGAAGACAAAGTAGATCAACTCATTGAGCTCGTCAACAAAACAGCTCCTCCGGGTCTGTCACGATCACCAG CTCCGCCTGCAAGTGCTCCCGTTTCTTCCTGCAAGGAACAGTTTGACAAAGACAA TTCATCACAGAGTCAAGTTTACGAGCTGACGTTTGGTTCACAAAAGGTTCCTGTTTACTGTCACATAGGAAACTTTGGATGCGGAGATGGGGGATGGACGCTGGTCGTGAAGACGGATGGCACTAAG AGAACATTCCATTATGATTCTCATCTTTGGAGTAACGTGGCCACCTATAATCTTGTGGCAGGACAAACTGGCTTCGACAGGCAAGAAACTAAGTTGCCGACCTATTGGAAGACACCATTTTCCAAGCTCTGCCTTGGTATGAGAATCGGTCAGCAGCTACAGTTCATGGCTATGAATCTGACCGCCAATTCGCTTTTCTCTCTTATCGCTGACGGTAATTACCGTCCGACATTTCTGGGTCGAGACACGTGGAAGACCCTGATTGGCTCTAGAGCATCTTTACAAAGGAACTGTAACCGAGAAGGGTTTAATCCCAAGTCCGAGTCTAAGCCTGGTACCTATTCGAGAGCACGAATTGGTATCATTGCAAACCAGAAAAATAACTGCAACACGTGTGATTCCAGGATTGGGTTTGGTACGGGTGGCCGTTCGGATGATTCCAACACTTGCGGTAACGAGGCCCAAATTAGCTCAAGCGACAATGGAAGTAAAACTTTGAAAGCAATGGGATACATATTGGTTCAGTAA
- the LOC138011751 gene encoding uncharacterized skeletal organic matrix protein 5-like isoform X2 — translation MGPPSLFLVQVVTMFAAKVVNSAPVNKSSLQGPPGASCSKAPTNNCNCHCNVFQDSRVTKAVNALEDKVDQLIELVNKTAPPAPPASAPVSSCKEQFDKDNSSQSQVYELTFGSQKVPVYCHIGNFGCGDGGWTLVVKTDGTKRTFHYDSHLWSNVATYNLVAGQTGFDRQETKLPTYWKTPFSKLCLGMRIGQQLQFMAMNLTANSLFSLIADGNYRPTFLGRDTWKTLIGSRASLQRNCNREGFNPKSESKPGTYSRARIGIIANQKNNCNTCDSRIGFGTGGRSDDSNTCGNEAQISSSDNGSKTLKAMGYILVQ, via the exons ATGGGCCCACCGTCTCTTTTCTTGGTGCAAGTGGTTACGATGTTTGCAGCTAAAGTAGTTAACTCTGCACCAGTTAACAAAAGCAGCCTTCAAGGTCCACCAGGCGCTTCATGCAGCAAAGCTCCGACGAATAACTGCAATTGCCATTGTAACGTGTTTCAAGATTCGCGTGTTACCAAAGCTGTGAATGCATTGGAAGACAAAGTAGATCAACTCATTGAGCTCGTCAACAAAACAGCTCCTCCGG CTCCGCCTGCAAGTGCTCCCGTTTCTTCCTGCAAGGAACAGTTTGACAAAGACAA TTCATCACAGAGTCAAGTTTACGAGCTGACGTTTGGTTCACAAAAGGTTCCTGTTTACTGTCACATAGGAAACTTTGGATGCGGAGATGGGGGATGGACGCTGGTCGTGAAGACGGATGGCACTAAG AGAACATTCCATTATGATTCTCATCTTTGGAGTAACGTGGCCACCTATAATCTTGTGGCAGGACAAACTGGCTTCGACAGGCAAGAAACTAAGTTGCCGACCTATTGGAAGACACCATTTTCCAAGCTCTGCCTTGGTATGAGAATCGGTCAGCAGCTACAGTTCATGGCTATGAATCTGACCGCCAATTCGCTTTTCTCTCTTATCGCTGACGGTAATTACCGTCCGACATTTCTGGGTCGAGACACGTGGAAGACCCTGATTGGCTCTAGAGCATCTTTACAAAGGAACTGTAACCGAGAAGGGTTTAATCCCAAGTCCGAGTCTAAGCCTGGTACCTATTCGAGAGCACGAATTGGTATCATTGCAAACCAGAAAAATAACTGCAACACGTGTGATTCCAGGATTGGGTTTGGTACGGGTGGCCGTTCGGATGATTCCAACACTTGCGGTAACGAGGCCCAAATTAGCTCAAGCGACAATGGAAGTAAAACTTTGAAAGCAATGGGATACATATTGGTTCAGTAA